A genomic region of Mitsuaria sp. 7 contains the following coding sequences:
- a CDS encoding HDOD domain-containing protein → MTTMPVDPQLRALDIEIPTQPDVLVKLSLLMADEDIDLQAVSGLVETDMALAAAVLKAVNSSLYGLRGRVQTVHQALTYLGMREVAAITFEMGLRAAFPPAVELEPVWTRAAKRGLLMGRMGQMLGVDPWAAHSAGLFEECGKAVLYRHAPGHYPAMLRATSSDKELVQLEHTAFGVSHDALGAALCESWGLAPAAVASVRYHVQLQHELLMPEAMQRRGVGAISLVAWTLMNKPEALDETVMEIAPQAQLDETLMLRAARRVEEQLQQAESRGR, encoded by the coding sequence ATGACCACCATGCCTGTCGATCCTCAACTCCGCGCGCTGGATATCGAGATCCCCACCCAGCCGGACGTGCTGGTCAAGCTCTCCCTGCTGATGGCGGACGAGGACATCGACCTCCAAGCCGTCTCGGGCCTGGTGGAGACCGACATGGCGCTGGCCGCCGCCGTGCTGAAGGCGGTGAACTCGTCGCTGTACGGCCTGCGCGGCCGCGTGCAGACGGTGCACCAGGCGCTGACCTACCTCGGCATGCGCGAGGTCGCGGCGATCACCTTCGAGATGGGCCTGCGCGCCGCCTTCCCGCCGGCCGTCGAGCTGGAACCCGTCTGGACCCGCGCGGCCAAGCGCGGCCTGCTGATGGGCCGGATGGGCCAGATGCTGGGCGTCGACCCGTGGGCGGCGCACTCGGCCGGCCTGTTCGAGGAATGCGGCAAGGCGGTGCTCTACCGCCACGCGCCGGGGCATTACCCCGCGATGCTGCGCGCCACGTCCAGCGACAAGGAACTGGTCCAGCTGGAGCACACCGCCTTCGGCGTCAGCCACGACGCGCTGGGCGCGGCGCTGTGCGAGAGCTGGGGCCTGGCGCCAGCGGCCGTTGCCAGCGTGCGCTACCACGTGCAGCTGCAGCATGAGCTGCTGATGCCCGAGGCGATGCAGCGCCGCGGCGTCGGTGCGATCTCGCTGGTCGCGTGGACGCTGATGAACAAGCCGGAAGCGCTCGACGAGACGGTGATGGAGATCGCGCCGCAGGCGCAGCTCGACGAGACCCTGATGCTGCGCGCCGCGCGCCGTGTCGAGGAGCAGCTCCAGCAGGCCGAGTCCCGCGGCCGCTGA
- a CDS encoding RNA polymerase sigma factor, which produces MSFWTRLAGRSRPDPAAAPAAGGEREPPPSQAAVSEALVRRLRQGDASALEPLYRSESPGVYRYALALCGQSDWAADAMQEAFVQFAGRPEGWDAGRGPLGAYLAGVARHHLLARWRDLPVAHDEDADDRHHDPADAPEQQLVRAQDQARVWAALQTLPWTFREAVVLVDLQERSYAEAARIAGVELNTLRTRLHRGRARLLAALQDESRPPSSAESAAIERSSKSA; this is translated from the coding sequence ATGAGCTTCTGGACCCGCCTGGCTGGCCGCAGCCGCCCCGACCCCGCCGCCGCGCCTGCCGCCGGTGGCGAGCGCGAGCCGCCGCCCTCCCAAGCCGCCGTCAGCGAAGCGCTGGTGCGCCGCCTGCGCCAGGGGGATGCGAGCGCGCTGGAGCCGCTGTACCGCAGCGAATCGCCCGGCGTCTACCGCTACGCGCTGGCGCTGTGCGGCCAGTCCGACTGGGCGGCGGATGCGATGCAGGAAGCTTTCGTTCAATTCGCCGGCCGACCCGAGGGCTGGGATGCGGGCAGAGGTCCGCTGGGCGCCTACCTCGCCGGCGTGGCCCGGCATCACCTGCTGGCGCGCTGGCGGGACCTGCCGGTCGCCCATGACGAGGACGCCGACGACCGCCATCACGACCCCGCCGATGCGCCGGAGCAGCAGCTGGTCCGGGCGCAGGACCAGGCACGGGTATGGGCGGCGCTGCAGACGCTGCCCTGGACCTTCCGCGAAGCCGTCGTGCTGGTCGATCTGCAGGAGCGGTCCTACGCCGAAGCCGCCCGCATCGCCGGCGTCGAGCTCAACACCCTGCGCACCCGGCTCCACCGGGGCCGTGCGCGCCTGCTGGCCGCCTTGCAGGACGAGTCCCGGCCCCCGTCGTCGGCCGAGTCCGCCGCGATCGAACGCTCATCGAAGTCCGCATGA
- a CDS encoding M17 family metallopeptidase, which produces MNVQFKNSVARATPILALDRAAYQALALKLPKRTQQWLATLGFSAAPDTFALVPGEDGKLAQVFAGVAHAAHPFALSALPLALPEGVYTLSPDGLPLQDEAAAMSWELGCYQFDLYKPRKREPAQLLIKSSADGQRGLAIATAMTAVRDLVNTPAEHMGPEELAKAAAVVGKQHGAKFKEIVGDELLKKNFPAIHAVGRASTRAPRLIELNWGSDKHPRLTLVGKGVCFDTGGLDIKPADGMRQMKKDMGGAANTLGLATLIMALKLPVRLQVLIPAVENSISGNAYRPGDVIKTRAGLHIEIGNTDAEGRVILCDALAYATESKPELIIDLATLTGAARIALGAQLPALFTKHMDTGRDLVDLGLKMDDPLWHMPLWSPYKEGITSSIADIVNTGRSALAGAINAALFLEAFIPAEQDWLHIDLFAWNDIARPGRPVGGEAQTIRTLLAYIEERFSA; this is translated from the coding sequence ATGAACGTCCAATTCAAGAATTCGGTGGCCCGCGCCACGCCCATCCTGGCGCTGGACCGCGCCGCCTACCAGGCCCTCGCCCTGAAGCTGCCCAAGCGCACCCAGCAATGGCTGGCGACGCTGGGCTTCTCCGCCGCGCCGGACACCTTCGCCCTGGTGCCGGGCGAGGACGGCAAGCTGGCGCAGGTCTTCGCCGGCGTGGCGCATGCGGCCCATCCGTTCGCGCTGTCGGCGCTGCCGCTCGCACTGCCCGAAGGCGTCTACACCCTGTCGCCCGACGGCCTGCCGCTGCAGGACGAGGCCGCCGCGATGTCCTGGGAACTGGGCTGCTACCAGTTCGACCTCTACAAGCCGCGCAAGCGTGAGCCGGCCCAGCTGCTGATCAAGAGCAGCGCGGACGGCCAGCGCGGCCTGGCGATCGCGACCGCGATGACCGCGGTGCGCGACCTGGTCAACACCCCCGCCGAGCACATGGGGCCGGAAGAACTGGCCAAGGCCGCCGCCGTCGTCGGCAAGCAGCACGGCGCGAAGTTCAAGGAGATCGTCGGCGACGAACTGCTGAAGAAGAACTTCCCCGCGATCCACGCCGTCGGCCGCGCGAGCACCCGCGCGCCGCGCCTGATCGAGCTGAACTGGGGCAGCGACAAGCACCCGCGGCTGACGCTGGTCGGCAAGGGCGTGTGCTTCGACACCGGCGGCCTGGACATCAAGCCGGCCGACGGCATGCGCCAGATGAAGAAGGACATGGGCGGCGCGGCCAACACGCTGGGCCTGGCCACGCTGATCATGGCGCTGAAGCTGCCGGTGCGCCTGCAGGTGCTGATCCCGGCGGTGGAGAACTCGATCAGCGGCAACGCCTACCGTCCGGGCGACGTGATCAAGACCCGCGCGGGCCTGCACATCGAGATCGGCAACACCGACGCCGAAGGCCGCGTGATCCTGTGCGACGCGCTGGCCTACGCCACCGAATCCAAGCCGGAGCTGATCATCGACCTGGCCACGCTCACCGGCGCGGCCCGCATCGCGCTGGGCGCGCAACTGCCGGCGCTGTTCACCAAGCACATGGACACCGGCCGCGACCTGGTCGACCTCGGCCTGAAGATGGACGATCCCCTGTGGCACATGCCGCTGTGGTCGCCGTACAAGGAAGGCATCACGTCGAGCATCGCCGACATCGTGAACACCGGTCGCAGCGCGCTGGCCGGCGCGATCAACGCGGCGCTGTTCCTCGAGGCCTTCATCCCGGCCGAGCAGGACTGGCTGCACATCGACCTGTTCGCCTGGAACGACATCGCGCGTCCGGGCCGCCCGGTCGGCGGCGAGGCCCAGACGATCCGCACGCTGCTGGCCTACATCGAGGAACGCTTCAGCGCCTGA
- a CDS encoding DEAD/DEAH box helicase yields MTAPPSPLPPKLILQTLNRGDGLLGMRPHGKLGPRGNPVSLLRLERWPADPAALEQWQALPLHPVDAGMLQWRDASFGRGLTPCWTLEQEDLFPDFAADQVPRLRQLGWEIEFLPGFAHHSVAIDAWSLEIQPEGDEPVDVQTAIAPGAGDRLPTLALSRRKGSWMLSLGVTVQGQRVDLAPMIWDLLRKDRRWLYADAIAGIDDDAIISLKAPGGRRLHSTAAPLKRLMLNLLDVLVAQRSRRGPVKLTSWEAARLAALDVPDSRWQVFGADELRTMWERLRDAGPPPASPTPEGLGITLRPYQLQGLAWLQYLARQELGGILADDMGLGKTAQALAHLMVEKQAGRLTSPALVVAPTSLIFNWTQEAARVAPDLRVATLSDPAERAQVMKRLGDIDLLLCSYGLAWREVRALSKPKFSVLVLDEAQAVKNPRSRAARALRRLQAHQRLVLTGTPLENHLGELWTQFDFLMPGYLGEARSFARHWRKPIEQTGDARRARELASRVRPFILRRLKEEVAKDLPPMTVLTQRIPLQGRQRQLYESVRIGADHLVRRLLKDSEIFGSGLMSVLDAMLKLRQVCCDPRLVPGVEIPHGMEAAKLEWIREKVPEMIAQGRTILVFSQFTGMLDLIEAAMDELRIPLMKLTGATPEGRRGEVVRRFQAGEAPLMLVSLKAGGVGLTLTAADTVIQVDPWWNPAVDAQAHARAHRIGQTRPVFVHQLAIEGSIEERMLELQARKRALADGMLGRDGGERLEKFSADEIDRLLAPLQSPDDED; encoded by the coding sequence ATGACCGCGCCGCCTTCCCCGCTCCCTCCGAAGCTGATCCTGCAGACGCTCAACCGCGGCGACGGCCTGCTCGGCATGCGGCCGCACGGGAAGCTGGGGCCGCGCGGGAACCCCGTGTCGCTGCTGCGGCTGGAGCGCTGGCCGGCGGATCCGGCGGCGCTGGAGCAATGGCAGGCGCTGCCGCTGCATCCGGTGGACGCCGGGATGCTGCAGTGGCGCGACGCGTCCTTCGGGCGAGGACTGACCCCGTGCTGGACGCTGGAGCAGGAAGACCTGTTCCCCGACTTCGCCGCCGACCAGGTGCCCCGCTTGCGCCAGCTTGGCTGGGAGATCGAGTTCCTGCCGGGTTTTGCGCACCACAGCGTCGCGATCGACGCGTGGTCGCTGGAAATCCAGCCGGAGGGCGATGAGCCCGTCGACGTCCAGACCGCCATCGCGCCCGGCGCGGGCGACCGCCTGCCGACGCTGGCGCTTTCGCGCCGCAAGGGCTCGTGGATGCTGAGCCTGGGCGTGACGGTGCAGGGCCAGCGGGTCGACCTCGCGCCCATGATCTGGGACCTGCTGCGCAAGGACCGGCGTTGGCTCTATGCCGATGCGATCGCGGGCATCGACGACGACGCCATCATCAGCTTGAAGGCGCCCGGCGGGCGCCGGCTGCATTCGACGGCGGCGCCGCTGAAGCGCCTGATGCTCAATCTGCTGGACGTGCTGGTCGCCCAACGCTCACGGCGGGGGCCGGTGAAGCTCACGTCGTGGGAAGCGGCACGGTTGGCGGCGCTCGATGTGCCCGACAGCCGCTGGCAGGTCTTCGGCGCCGACGAGCTGCGCACGATGTGGGAGCGCCTGCGCGACGCGGGCCCGCCGCCGGCGTCTCCGACCCCGGAGGGTCTGGGCATCACACTGCGTCCGTACCAGCTGCAGGGCCTGGCATGGCTCCAATACCTGGCGCGCCAGGAACTCGGCGGGATCCTGGCCGACGACATGGGCCTCGGCAAGACGGCCCAGGCCCTGGCGCACTTGATGGTCGAGAAGCAGGCCGGACGGTTGACATCGCCGGCGCTGGTCGTCGCGCCGACGTCGCTCATCTTCAACTGGACGCAGGAAGCCGCGCGGGTCGCGCCCGACCTGCGTGTGGCCACGCTCTCCGATCCGGCCGAGCGGGCCCAGGTGATGAAGCGCCTCGGCGACATCGACCTCCTGCTGTGCAGCTACGGCCTCGCGTGGCGCGAGGTGCGGGCGCTCTCGAAGCCCAAGTTCTCCGTGCTGGTGCTGGACGAGGCCCAGGCCGTGAAGAACCCGCGCTCACGGGCCGCACGCGCGTTGCGCCGGCTCCAGGCCCACCAGCGTCTGGTGCTGACCGGCACGCCGCTGGAGAACCACCTGGGCGAGCTCTGGACCCAGTTCGATTTCCTGATGCCGGGCTACCTCGGCGAGGCGCGCTCCTTCGCGCGGCACTGGCGCAAGCCGATCGAACAGACCGGCGACGCCCGTCGCGCCCGGGAGCTGGCGTCCCGCGTGCGGCCTTTCATCCTGCGGCGTCTGAAGGAGGAGGTCGCCAAGGATCTCCCCCCGATGACGGTGCTCACCCAGCGCATCCCCCTGCAGGGGCGCCAGCGTCAGCTGTACGAGAGCGTGCGGATCGGCGCCGACCATCTGGTGCGCCGGCTGCTGAAGGACTCGGAGATCTTCGGCTCCGGCCTGATGTCGGTGCTGGACGCCATGCTGAAGCTGCGCCAGGTCTGCTGCGATCCGCGGCTGGTGCCAGGTGTCGAGATCCCGCACGGCATGGAGGCCGCCAAGCTCGAATGGATCCGGGAGAAGGTGCCCGAGATGATCGCCCAGGGGCGGACGATCCTGGTGTTCTCGCAGTTCACCGGCATGCTGGACCTGATCGAGGCCGCGATGGACGAGCTCCGGATCCCGCTGATGAAGCTCACCGGCGCGACGCCGGAAGGCAGGCGGGGCGAGGTGGTGCGACGCTTCCAGGCGGGCGAGGCGCCGCTGATGCTGGTCAGTCTGAAGGCGGGGGGCGTGGGCTTGACGCTGACGGCGGCGGACACCGTCATCCAGGTCGATCCCTGGTGGAACCCGGCGGTCGACGCGCAGGCCCATGCCCGGGCGCATCGGATCGGCCAGACGCGGCCGGTGTTCGTGCACCAGCTGGCGATCGAGGGCTCGATCGAGGAGCGCATGCTCGAACTGCAGGCCCGCAAGCGGGCGCTGGCGGACGGCATGCTGGGCCGCGACGGGGGGGAGCGTCTGGAGAAGTTCAGCGCCGACGAGATCGATCGGCTGCTGGCGCCGTTGCAGTCCCCGGACGACGAGGACTGA
- a CDS encoding thioredoxin family protein: MSAVSPSSPLPAPASEGSSDLLVACLCAAWCRTCDTYRDDFATLRQQHPGARFLWVDIEDDSELVDDLEVETFPTLLIGQGERVCFIGPVLPGPAAAQRLIQAAQDNPAMSAASPNAPAGTTAAAQSLLSRLRQSC, from the coding sequence ATGTCCGCCGTTTCCCCCTCGTCGCCCCTGCCGGCTCCCGCTTCCGAGGGGTCTTCCGACCTGCTGGTCGCCTGCCTGTGCGCGGCCTGGTGCCGGACCTGCGACACCTACCGGGACGACTTCGCGACGCTGCGCCAGCAGCACCCGGGTGCCCGCTTCCTGTGGGTGGACATCGAGGACGACTCGGAACTGGTCGACGACCTGGAGGTCGAGACCTTTCCAACCCTGCTGATCGGCCAGGGGGAACGGGTGTGCTTCATCGGGCCGGTGCTGCCCGGGCCGGCGGCGGCTCAGCGGTTGATCCAGGCCGCGCAGGACAACCCCGCGATGTCCGCCGCCAGCCCCAATGCGCCGGCCGGCACGACCGCCGCAGCGCAGTCGCTGCTGTCGCGTCTGCGACAGTCCTGCTGA
- a CDS encoding GMC family oxidoreductase, producing the protein MGGDNATSSHREAAPETASGRFDYIIVGAGTAGCLLANRLSADTSRRVLLLEAGGRDDYHWIHIPVGYLYCIGNPRTDWLFKTEPDAGLNGRSLRYPRGKVLGGSSSINGMIYMRGQTRDYDGWAEAAGDDAWRWDAVLPYFREHEDHWRLDEGAERPPGFDPTMHGHGGEWRVEKQRLRWAVLDAFAAAAQEAGIPATPDFNRGNNEGVGYFEVNQRAGLRWNTAKAFLRPACYRRPNFEMWTGAHAQRLLFEQVDGEPRCDGLLVRTPQGLETVRLNPGGEVLLAAGAIGSPQLLQLSGVGPAALLQQHGIEVVKDLPGVGGNLQDHLQIRAVFQVEGVSTLNTLASSWFGKARIGLEYALRRTGPMSMAPSQLGAFARSGPDKDWPDLQYHVQPLSLDAFGEPLHAFNAFTASVCNLNPTSRGTVAIRSADAADAPLIAPNYLSTAEDRDIAARSLRLTRRIVEQPALSRYRPREHKPGVEFQTDEELARLAGDIATTIFHPVGTCRMGRADDEGAVVDSRLRVRGIAGLRVVDASVMPTITSGNTNSPTLMIAERAAAWLRAGE; encoded by the coding sequence ATGGGCGGAGACAACGCAACCAGCAGCCACCGCGAAGCGGCGCCCGAGACCGCCTCGGGCCGCTTCGACTACATCATCGTGGGCGCCGGCACCGCCGGCTGCCTGCTCGCCAACCGGCTGAGCGCCGACACGTCCAGGCGCGTGCTGCTGCTCGAGGCCGGCGGTCGCGACGATTACCACTGGATCCACATCCCCGTCGGCTACCTGTACTGCATCGGCAATCCGCGCACGGACTGGTTGTTCAAGACGGAGCCCGACGCGGGCCTGAACGGACGCAGCCTGCGTTACCCGCGCGGCAAGGTGCTGGGCGGCAGTTCGAGCATCAACGGGATGATCTACATGCGCGGCCAGACCCGCGACTACGACGGCTGGGCCGAGGCCGCCGGCGACGACGCGTGGCGCTGGGACGCGGTGCTGCCCTACTTCCGCGAGCACGAGGACCATTGGCGCCTCGACGAGGGCGCCGAACGGCCGCCCGGTTTCGACCCGACGATGCACGGGCACGGCGGCGAGTGGCGCGTCGAGAAGCAGCGCCTGCGCTGGGCGGTGCTGGACGCGTTCGCTGCGGCGGCGCAGGAGGCCGGCATCCCGGCGACGCCCGACTTCAATCGCGGCAACAACGAGGGCGTGGGCTACTTCGAGGTCAACCAGCGCGCCGGCCTGCGCTGGAACACCGCCAAGGCCTTCCTGCGCCCGGCCTGCTACCGGCGTCCCAACTTCGAGATGTGGACCGGCGCGCATGCGCAGCGGCTGCTGTTCGAGCAGGTCGACGGCGAGCCGCGCTGCGACGGGCTGCTCGTGCGCACGCCGCAGGGGCTGGAGACCGTCCGTCTGAATCCCGGCGGCGAGGTGCTGCTCGCGGCGGGGGCGATCGGTTCGCCGCAGCTGCTGCAGCTGTCGGGCGTCGGCCCGGCGGCGCTGCTGCAACAGCACGGGATCGAGGTCGTGAAGGACCTGCCCGGCGTCGGCGGCAACCTGCAGGACCACCTGCAGATCCGCGCGGTCTTCCAGGTGGAGGGGGTCAGCACGCTCAACACGCTGGCGTCGAGCTGGTTCGGGAAGGCCCGCATCGGGCTCGAATACGCGCTGCGCCGCACCGGCCCGATGAGCATGGCGCCGTCGCAGCTCGGTGCGTTCGCCAGGAGCGGACCGGACAAGGACTGGCCCGACCTGCAGTACCACGTGCAGCCGCTGTCGCTCGATGCGTTCGGCGAGCCGCTGCACGCGTTCAACGCGTTCACGGCGAGCGTCTGCAATCTGAATCCGACCAGCCGCGGCACGGTCGCGATCCGCAGCGCCGACGCGGCGGATGCGCCGCTGATCGCGCCCAACTACCTCAGCACCGCCGAGGACCGCGACATCGCGGCGCGCAGCCTGCGGCTGACGCGGCGCATCGTCGAGCAGCCGGCGCTGTCGCGCTACCGGCCGCGCGAGCACAAGCCCGGTGTCGAGTTCCAGACCGATGAGGAGCTGGCCCGCCTGGCCGGTGACATCGCGACGACGATCTTCCATCCGGTCGGCACCTGCCGCATGGGCCGCGCCGACGACGAGGGCGCCGTCGTCGACAGCCGCCTGCGCGTGCGCGGGATCGCCGGCCTGCGCGTCGTCGACGCGAGCGTGATGCCGACGATCACCAGCGGGAACACGAATTCGCCCACGTTGATGATCGCGGAGCGCGCCGCGGCCTGGCTGCGCGCCGGGGAGTGA
- a CDS encoding sulfite exporter TauE/SafE family protein: MIELLTAAVASLLAGFVDAVVGGGGLILVPALFSVYPNAAPATLFGTNKGAAIWGTAWATHQFSKRVSLPWLSLMPAAGAALAGSFAGAWAVTQVDPSGLRKALPAILLGVLLYTLAKKDLGRHHAPRHEAARQTLIASAIGLTIGFYDGFFGPGTGSFFVFLFVRLLGFDFLHASATAKLMNTATNFAALVLFAYKGHVWWHIAAVMAVANVVGSLVGTRMALAKGAGFVRGMFVVVVSLLILKTGYDAFLR; the protein is encoded by the coding sequence ATGATCGAGTTGTTGACCGCGGCCGTGGCGTCGCTCCTGGCCGGATTTGTCGATGCCGTCGTGGGCGGCGGCGGGCTGATCCTGGTGCCCGCGCTGTTCAGCGTCTATCCGAATGCCGCGCCCGCCACTCTCTTCGGCACCAACAAGGGTGCCGCCATCTGGGGGACGGCCTGGGCCACCCACCAGTTCTCCAAGCGCGTGTCGTTGCCCTGGCTGTCGCTGATGCCGGCGGCCGGCGCCGCGCTGGCCGGCAGCTTCGCCGGCGCCTGGGCCGTCACGCAGGTGGACCCGAGCGGCCTGCGCAAGGCCCTGCCGGCGATCCTGCTGGGCGTGCTGCTCTACACGCTGGCGAAGAAGGACCTCGGGCGCCATCACGCGCCGCGCCACGAGGCCGCCCGGCAGACGCTGATCGCCAGCGCGATCGGGCTGACGATCGGCTTCTACGACGGCTTTTTCGGACCGGGCACGGGCAGCTTCTTCGTCTTCCTGTTCGTGCGGCTGCTGGGCTTCGACTTCCTGCACGCCTCCGCCACCGCCAAGCTGATGAACACGGCGACCAACTTCGCCGCGCTGGTGCTGTTCGCCTACAAGGGCCACGTCTGGTGGCACATCGCGGCGGTGATGGCGGTGGCCAACGTCGTCGGCAGCCTGGTGGGCACGCGCATGGCCCTGGCCAAGGGCGCGGGTTTCGTGCGCGGCATGTTTGTCGTCGTGGTGTCGCTGCTCATCCTCAAGACGGGCTACGACGCCTTCCTTCGCTGA